In Syngnathus acus chromosome 5, fSynAcu1.2, whole genome shotgun sequence, a genomic segment contains:
- the mon1a gene encoding vacuolar fusion protein MON1 homolog A — protein sequence MDGERQRPSVPWENGTLTPGHHLCIERADSPTPGLVEGTEPGAGQKSAMFVHAQSFEDLTAEAEEARREAEMLKSQECGEGIRALVKEQHKSPSDCRTKEEDVFSEAWRSHKKHMFVLSEAGKPIYSRYGTEEALSSTMGVMMALVSFVEAENNVIRSIHADGCKVVFLTKSPLVLVGVSRTCLSDKELLRELQYVYYQIVSLLTLTQLNHIFQHKQNYDLRRLLAGSEYLTDNLLYRLDRDPGLLLSAVTCLPLPSSSRDIISSSLQAAKSKNLVFSILLAGDRLVTLVRKKDQFLHHIDLHLVFNLVGSSSSFREGEGWTPICLPKFNTAGFFHAHISYLEPASELCLILVSTDREDFFNMSDCKQKFLDRLNKRSAYQALKEALKSRSYSVDQVGIPELRHFMYKSKSSGLYTSPEFPLLYQSEEEQERLMASYQDLHSYVHHPTRPVRSYYRCGETENMMAWVTSGFELYLCFSPLGTKALAVSAVNKLLKWIRKEEDRLFILSHLTY from the exons ATGGATGGAGAACGCCAACGACCATCTGTGCCATGGGAGAATGGTACCCTGACACCTGGGCACCATCTTTGTATTGAGAGAGCTGACAGTCCTACACCAGGTTTGGTGGAGGGCACAGAACCAG GTGCAGGTCAGAAAAGCGCCATGTTTGTCCACGCGCAGTCCTTTGAGGATCTGACCGCAGAGGCCGAAGAGGCTCGCAGGGAGGCCGAGATGCTCAAATCCCAAGAGTGTGGCGAGGGTATCAGAGCGCTTGTGAAAGAGCAACACAAAAGTCCTTCAGACTGCaggaccaaagaggaagatgtGTTCAGCGAGGCATGGAGGAGCCACAAGAAGCACATGTTTGTGCTGAGCGAGGCAGGAAAGCCAATTTACAGCCGCTACGGCACAGAAGAGGCCCTGTCCAGCACCATGGGAGTCATGATGGCCCTCGTATCTTTTGTCGAGGCCGAGAACAACGTCATCCGCTCCATCCATGCAG ATGGTTGCAAAGTGGTTTTCCTCACCAAGAGTCCACTGGTCCTGGTGGGCGTGTCCCGCACGTGTCTGTCAGACAAAGAGCTGCTGAGAGAGCTGCAGTATGTCTACTATCAGATTGTCAGCCTGCTCACCCTCACCCAGCTCAACCACATCTTCCAACACAAGCAGAACTATGACTTGCGTCGCCTGCTGGCCGGCTCCGAGTACCTCACCGATAACCTTCTGTATCGGCTGGACCGCGACCCGGGCCTGCTGCTCAGCGCCGTCACCTGCCTGCCGCTGCCCAGCTCGTCCCGGGACATCATCTCGTCCAGTCTGCAGGCCGCCAAATCCAAAAATCTCGTCTTCTCCATTCTTCTGGCCGGAGACCGCCTGGTTACTCTGGTTCGGAAAAAGGACCAGTTCCTACACCACATAGACTTGCACCTGGTCTTTAACCTGGTTGGCTCCTCTTCATCGTTTCGAGAGGGAGAAGGCTGGACGCCTATCTGTCTGCCAAAGTTCAACACCGCGGGATTTTTCCATGCTCACATTTCCTATTTGGAACCTGCTTCGGAGCTGTGCCTTATCCTGGTCTCAACTGACCGAGAGGACTTTTTCAACATGTCTGACTGCAAGCAGAAGTTTCTCGACAGGCTGAATAAGCGCAGTGCTTATCAAGCCCTGAAGGAGGCGCTCAAGTCTCGCAGCTATTCGGTGGATCAAGTGGGCATTCCTGAACTCAGGCACTTCATGTACAAATCAAAGAGCTCTGGGCTGTATACCAG TCCAGAGTTTCCTCTGTTGTACCAGTCCGAGGAAGAGCAGGAGAGGCTCATGGCTTCGTACCAGGACCTTCACAGTTACGTGCACCATCCGACACGACCCGTACGCTCCTACTACCGCTGTGGTGAAACTGAAAACATGATGGCATGG GTGACTAGTGGCTTTGAGCTTTACCTGTGCTTCAGTCCCCTGGGCACAAAGGCGTTGGCCGTTTCGGCTGTCAACAAACTACTGAAATGGATTAGGAAGGAGGAGGATCGACTCTTCATCCTGAGTCATTTAACGTACTGA
- the mst1rb gene encoding macrophage-stimulating protein receptor isoform X2, with product MAGRTPQWGTCVCLQTLLAFAVASCPSLAPNTVNFSVVYTMPFFQARGPIQNIVNNSFYQEVYVASQNVIEAVNRSLEKTWGLRTGPVGSPECQVCDLCQIDRDPNFSEDTNNQVLLLDTLFMYLYSCGSSQYGVCYFHQLTNDGEPPSISKCLFRAGSNSAAYCPDCVASPLGTKVTMVEEGQTVYFFVAASVNESVTQRYGRKSISVRRPLATEDGFYRDVRGLTVLPGLRRTYHIEYVYSFFTQEFVYFLSVQRESPDQDSSPFQTRLGRLPRNEWEMKRYREVILECRFEPKRRRRNVVGEPYRDVVYNVVQAAHFGKAGRELAEELGAEEEDDILYGVFAVTDDNGVTEHDSALCAFPVDNVNEAIADGVDDCCESGPEQLSRGLCHFQPCESCPHESMENNATCRDHPTMVSQPYYRVDLFNRQMTNVLLTSLLVTTIDNKTVAHMGTSNGRLLQLVLTRSSPIIFANYSLAENQRISSIAAVYSSEYLLFVVGDKMIRVPQRGPGCQHFLTCAMCLRAPKFMSCGWCSGVCSWESECSSHWRNESCPPRITGFFPRTAPPDGQTELTVCGWEFQSPLRPAITSRSHQVRLGQTSCIVLPVKSNNTHLVCKIRSGATDLSKPVNITVEVHEGEGGMKVEGRYAIDGKAQMPGFTFLIPNITKIQPNYGPLIGGTLITVTGAHLDAGRTRRVTLDGVPCPIKRVTKPKGNMSSIVCLSQPISEVRDVPLSVFIDKSPVITTKVFYYKENPKITAVLPDCSFDRGSNILIEGENLDSVYRTIIHFRPNESHLKPVTRECIGKALSTRMQCVTPVFPRDETEEGELSFDMDGAMGLWNKEFSYHPYGEPIPFETEGHELHLYPGFDEVSLHHQKLNLVSSCMTIIMTVAGVDCDAKVLDNEITCRIPKNLTIPSEGLPVKISINGQVHNVGRVIRVSSHYMVGIVLGILAALVAGAVLAFAVMKHLRKKKKASMVESRLAHCASRSGTNSVELSPVGDYRRVPLNPPSPVAGPLAFPSLSYAAGSIDITLTPLMAAEKISISSFRPELLEEVKDVLIPAEMLLVQHHRIIGKGHFGTVYHGYFTDHSNREKHCAVKSLNRITDVEEVEQFLKEGIIMKSFHHINVLSLLGILLPQEGLPLVVLPYMKHGDLRHFIRCQKRNPTVKDLIGFGLQVAKGMEYLAQKKFVHRDLAARNCMLDESYTVKVADFGMARDVFDKEYYSIQDHRKAKLPVKWMAIESLRTQKFTSKSDVWSFGVLMWEMLTRGASPYPEVDPYDITHYLLKGRRLPQPQYCPGPLYSIMLECWDPDPELRPNFATLVSAITSILSSLEGEHYISLNVTYVNLDQPRPYPALTESADEYDSTDADSHSDSVSS from the exons ATGGCCGGCCGGACCCCCCAGTGGGGGACGTGTGTCTGTCTTCAGACTCTGCTGGCCTTTGCCGTGGCCAGCTGTCCCTCCCTGGCCCCAAACACAGTCAATTTCTCGGTGGTTTACACCATGCCCTTTTTCCAAGCCCGTGGCCCGATCCAGAACATTGTCAACAACTCCTTCTACCAGGAAGTGTATGTGGCCTCGCAAAATGTCATCGAAGCCGTCAACAGAAGCTTGGAGAAGACATGGGGACTTCGGACCGGGCCGGTGGGGAGTCCGGAATGTCAGGTTTGTGATTTGTGTCAAATAGACAGAGACCCCAACTTCTCGGAGGACACAAACAATCAGGTGTTGTTGCTGGACACCCTCTTCATGTATTTGTATTCGTGTGGAAGTTCCCAGTATGGCGTTTGCTATTTTCACCAACTCACCAACGACGGAGAGCCACCATCTATTTCCAAGTGCTTGTTTCGAGCCGGTTCAAACTCTGCCGCTTACTGTCCCGACTGTGTCGCCAGCCCTCTTGGTACCAAAGTCACCATGGTGGAGGAAGGTCAGACGGTCTACTTCTTTGTCGCCGCTAGCGTCAATGAAAGTGTTACTCAGCGTTACGGAAGGAAGTCCATATCTGTGCGTCGACCTCTGGCGACCGAAGACGGCTTCTACCGCGACGTCCGCGGCCTGACTGTCCTTCCCGGGCTGAGGAGGACTTACCACATTGAATATGTCTACAGCTTTTTCACTCAAGAGTTTGTGTATTTCCTCTCCGTTCAAAGAGAGAGTCCGGACCAGGATTCATCTCCATTTCAAACTCGACTGGGCCGCCTTCCGCGGAATGAATGGGAGATGAAACGATACCGCGAGGTCATCCTGGAATGTCGTTTTGAACCGAAACGGCGGCGGAGGAACGTGGTCGGTGAACCTTACAGGGATGTGGTGTACAATGTGGTTCAGGCAGCACATTTTGGCAAAGCCGGCAGGGAGCTGGCTGAAGAATTGGgcgcggaggaggaggatgacatCCTCTATGGAGTCTTCGCCGTCACGGATGACAATGGAGTCACCGAGCATGATTCAGCCCTGTGTGCCTTCCCTGTGGACAACGTCAACGAGGCCATCGCCGACGGGGTGGATGACTGCTGTGAATCTGGACCCGAGCAACTGTCCAGGGGACTTTGCCACTTCCAGCCCTGTGAAAGCTGTCCTCATGAG AGCATGGAGAACAATGCCACATGCAGAGACCATCCAACCATGGTTTCCCAGCCCTACTACAGAGTGGACCTCTTCAACCGGCAGATGACAAACGTCCTCCTCACCTCTCTGTTGGTGACCACCATTGACAACAAGACCGTTGCCCATATGGGTACCTCCAACGGTCGGCTGCTGCAG CTGGTGCTGACAAGATCCAGCCCGATTATCTTTGCCAATTACTCTTTGGCAGAGAACCAAAGGATCTCCTCCATTGCTGCAGTTTACTCATCAGAGTATCTCCTGTTTGTGGTCGGAGACAAG ATGATTCGGGTCCCACAGAGAGGACCGGGATGTCAACACTTTCTGACTTGTGCCATGTGTCTGAGAGCCCCGAAGTTTATGAGCTGTGGCTGGTGCTCGGGCGTGTGTTCATGGGAGAGCGAGTGCTCGAGTCATTGGCGGAATGAGTCCTGCCCGCCGCGGATCACCGGG TTCTTCCCGCGGACTGCTCCCCCTGACGGTCAAACAGAGTTAACAGTGTGCGGATGGGAGTTCCAGTCACCCCTAAGACCCGCTATTACCTCCAGAAGCCACCAGGTTAGACTGGGACAGACATCATGCATTGTGCTTCCTGTCAAGAGTAACAACACACA ccTGGTGTGTAAGATTCGCTCCGGGGCTACCGATCTGTCAAAACCAGTCAACATTACAGTGGAAGTGCACGAGGGCGAGGGAGGCATGAAGGTGGAGGGACGATATGCCATTGACGGCAAGGCACAAATGCCCGGTTTTACATTTCTG ATACCTAACATCACAAAGATCCAGCCCAACTATGGGCCTCTCATCGGGGGAACATTGATTACAGTGACTGGAGCTCACTTGGATGCCGGAAGGACAAGGAGAGTCACGCTTGATGGTGTGCCCTGTCCTATAAAAAg AGTCACAAAGCCCAAAGGCAATATGTCTTCCATCGTCTGTCTGTCCCAGCCCATCTCAGAAGTGAGGGACGTACCTCTCAGTGTTTTCATCGACAAGTCTCCCGTCATCACAACAAAGGTTTTTTACTACAAAGAAAACCCCAAGATTACAGCCGTCCTGCCTGATTGTAGCTTTGACAG GggatcaaatattttgattgaaGGAGAGAACCTGGATTCTGTTTATCGTACTATCATCCACTTCAGACCTAATGAGAGCCACTTGAAGCCTGTGACAAGG GAATGCATCGGCAAGGCCTTGTCCACAAGGATGCAATGTGTCACTCCGGTATTCCCACGGGACGAGACAGAGGAAGGAGAGCTGTCCTTCGACATGGATGGAGCAATGGGACTTTGGAACAAAGAGTTTTCCTACCACCCGTACGGCGAGCCAATACCCTTTGAAACAGAAGGACACGAGTTGCATTTATACCCTGGCTTTGATGAAGTTTCACTCCAT CATCAGAAACTAAATCTGGTGAGCTCCTGCATGACCATCATCATGACGGTGGCCGGTGTTGATTGTGATGCTAAAGTCCTGGATAATGAAATCACCTGCAGGATTCCCAAAAACTTAACCATCCCAAGTGAAGGACTGCCTGTGAAG ATCTCCATAAACGGACAGGTCCACAATGTGGGTCGAGTAATAAGGGTCAGCAGCCACTACATGGTGGGGATCGTGCTCGGGATCCTCGCAGCTCTGGTAGCCGGGGCAGTGCTGGCCTTTGCTGTCATGAAGCAcctgaggaagaaaaagaaag cTTCCATGGTGGAGAGCCGTTTGGCCCACTGCGCAAGCCGTTCTGGGACAAATTCTGTTGAGTTGTCACCGGTTGGCGACTACaggagag TACCCCTAAATCCTCCGTCTCCCGTCGCCGGGCCTTTGGCCTTCCCCAGCCTGTCCTACGCTGCAGGCAGTATAGACATTACTCTCACGCCTCTCATGGCTGCAGAGAAAATTTCCATTTCCAGTTTTAGACCAGAGTTATTGGAGGAGGTGAAGGATGTTCTTATTCCGGCTGAAATGCTCCTCGTGCAACACCATCGCATCATTGGCAAGG GTCATTTTGGAACAGTCTATCATGGATATTTCACGGATCATAGCAATAGAGAAAAACACTGCGCTGTCAAGTCTTTGAATA GGATAACGGATGTCGAAGAGGTGGAGCAGTTTTTGAAGGAAGGTATCATAATGAAGAGTTTCCATCACATCAACGTGCTGTCTCTGCTGGGCATCCTCCTGCCACAGGAAGGTCTTCCTCTGGTGGTTCTGCCTTACATGAAACACGGAGACCTGCGCCACTTCATACGCTGCCAGAAGAGG aacCCCACTGTGAAAGATCTCATTGGCTTCGGACTGCAGGTCGCCAAGGGGATGGAGTATTTGGCTCAGAAGAAGTTTGTTCACAGAGATCTCGCAGCACGCAACTGCAT GCTGGATGAATCTTACACAGTCAAGGTGGCAGACTTTGGCATGGCCAGAGATGTTTTTGACAAGGAGTATTACAGTATTCAAGACCACAGAAAGGCCAAACTGCCCGTCAAATGGATGGCCATTGAGAGTCTACGGACACAGAAATTCACTTCCAAGTCCGATGTg TGGTCCTTTGGCGTGCTGATGTGGGAGATGCTGACGAGAGGAGCAAGCCCTTACCCTGAAGTGGACCCTTATGACATCACGCACTACTTATTGAAGGGCAGGCGCCTTCCTCAACCTCAGTACTGCCCTGGCCCTCT GTACAGCATTATGCTTGAGTGCTGGGACCCGGATCCAGAATTGAGGCCTAACTTTGCCACGTTGGTGTCTGCTATCACCAGCATCCTCTCGAGCCTCGAAGGAGAACATTACATCAGTCTGAATGTCACGTATGTCAACCTGGACCAGCCGAGGCCCTACCCAGCACTCACAGAGTCTGCTGACGAATACGACTCCACGGACGCTGATAGTCACTCGGATTCCGTCTCCTCCTGA
- the mst1rb gene encoding macrophage-stimulating protein receptor isoform X1, whose translation MAGRTPQWGTCVCLQTLLAFAVASCPSLAPNTVNFSVVYTMPFFQARGPIQNIVNNSFYQEVYVASQNVIEAVNRSLEKTWGLRTGPVGSPECQVCDLCQIDRDPNFSEDTNNQVLLLDTLFMYLYSCGSSQYGVCYFHQLTNDGEPPSISKCLFRAGSNSAAYCPDCVASPLGTKVTMVEEGQTVYFFVAASVNESVTQRYGRKSISVRRPLATEDGFYRDVRGLTVLPGLRRTYHIEYVYSFFTQEFVYFLSVQRESPDQDSSPFQTRLGRLPRNEWEMKRYREVILECRFEPKRRRRNVVGEPYRDVVYNVVQAAHFGKAGRELAEELGAEEEDDILYGVFAVTDDNGVTEHDSALCAFPVDNVNEAIADGVDDCCESGPEQLSRGLCHFQPCESCPHESMENNATCRDHPTMVSQPYYRVDLFNRQMTNVLLTSLLVTTIDNKTVAHMGTSNGRLLQLVLTRSSPIIFANYSLAENQRISSIAAVYSSEYLLFVVGDKMIRVPQRGPGCQHFLTCAMCLRAPKFMSCGWCSGVCSWESECSSHWRNESCPPRITGFFPRTAPPDGQTELTVCGWEFQSPLRPAITSRSHQVRLGQTSCIVLPVKSNNTHLVCKIRSGATDLSKPVNITVEVHEGEGGMKVEGRYAIDGKAQMPGFTFLIPNITKIQPNYGPLIGGTLITVTGAHLDAGRTRRVTLDGVPCPIKRVTKPKGNMSSIVCLSQPISEVRDVPLSVFIDKSPVITTKVFYYKENPKITAVLPDCSFDRGSNILIEGENLDSVYRTIIHFRPNESHLKPVTRECIGKALSTRMQCVTPVFPRDETEEGELSFDMDGAMGLWNKEFSYHPYGEPIPFETEGHELHLYPGFDEVSLHHQKLNLVSSCMTIIMTVAGVDCDAKVLDNEITCRIPKNLTIPSEGLPVKISINGQVHNVGRVIRVSSHYMVGIVLGILAALVAGAVLAFAVMKHLRKKKKASMVESRLAHCASRSGTNSVELSPVGDYRRVVPLNPPSPVAGPLAFPSLSYAAGSIDITLTPLMAAEKISISSFRPELLEEVKDVLIPAEMLLVQHHRIIGKGHFGTVYHGYFTDHSNREKHCAVKSLNRITDVEEVEQFLKEGIIMKSFHHINVLSLLGILLPQEGLPLVVLPYMKHGDLRHFIRCQKRNPTVKDLIGFGLQVAKGMEYLAQKKFVHRDLAARNCMLDESYTVKVADFGMARDVFDKEYYSIQDHRKAKLPVKWMAIESLRTQKFTSKSDVWSFGVLMWEMLTRGASPYPEVDPYDITHYLLKGRRLPQPQYCPGPLYSIMLECWDPDPELRPNFATLVSAITSILSSLEGEHYISLNVTYVNLDQPRPYPALTESADEYDSTDADSHSDSVSS comes from the exons ATGGCCGGCCGGACCCCCCAGTGGGGGACGTGTGTCTGTCTTCAGACTCTGCTGGCCTTTGCCGTGGCCAGCTGTCCCTCCCTGGCCCCAAACACAGTCAATTTCTCGGTGGTTTACACCATGCCCTTTTTCCAAGCCCGTGGCCCGATCCAGAACATTGTCAACAACTCCTTCTACCAGGAAGTGTATGTGGCCTCGCAAAATGTCATCGAAGCCGTCAACAGAAGCTTGGAGAAGACATGGGGACTTCGGACCGGGCCGGTGGGGAGTCCGGAATGTCAGGTTTGTGATTTGTGTCAAATAGACAGAGACCCCAACTTCTCGGAGGACACAAACAATCAGGTGTTGTTGCTGGACACCCTCTTCATGTATTTGTATTCGTGTGGAAGTTCCCAGTATGGCGTTTGCTATTTTCACCAACTCACCAACGACGGAGAGCCACCATCTATTTCCAAGTGCTTGTTTCGAGCCGGTTCAAACTCTGCCGCTTACTGTCCCGACTGTGTCGCCAGCCCTCTTGGTACCAAAGTCACCATGGTGGAGGAAGGTCAGACGGTCTACTTCTTTGTCGCCGCTAGCGTCAATGAAAGTGTTACTCAGCGTTACGGAAGGAAGTCCATATCTGTGCGTCGACCTCTGGCGACCGAAGACGGCTTCTACCGCGACGTCCGCGGCCTGACTGTCCTTCCCGGGCTGAGGAGGACTTACCACATTGAATATGTCTACAGCTTTTTCACTCAAGAGTTTGTGTATTTCCTCTCCGTTCAAAGAGAGAGTCCGGACCAGGATTCATCTCCATTTCAAACTCGACTGGGCCGCCTTCCGCGGAATGAATGGGAGATGAAACGATACCGCGAGGTCATCCTGGAATGTCGTTTTGAACCGAAACGGCGGCGGAGGAACGTGGTCGGTGAACCTTACAGGGATGTGGTGTACAATGTGGTTCAGGCAGCACATTTTGGCAAAGCCGGCAGGGAGCTGGCTGAAGAATTGGgcgcggaggaggaggatgacatCCTCTATGGAGTCTTCGCCGTCACGGATGACAATGGAGTCACCGAGCATGATTCAGCCCTGTGTGCCTTCCCTGTGGACAACGTCAACGAGGCCATCGCCGACGGGGTGGATGACTGCTGTGAATCTGGACCCGAGCAACTGTCCAGGGGACTTTGCCACTTCCAGCCCTGTGAAAGCTGTCCTCATGAG AGCATGGAGAACAATGCCACATGCAGAGACCATCCAACCATGGTTTCCCAGCCCTACTACAGAGTGGACCTCTTCAACCGGCAGATGACAAACGTCCTCCTCACCTCTCTGTTGGTGACCACCATTGACAACAAGACCGTTGCCCATATGGGTACCTCCAACGGTCGGCTGCTGCAG CTGGTGCTGACAAGATCCAGCCCGATTATCTTTGCCAATTACTCTTTGGCAGAGAACCAAAGGATCTCCTCCATTGCTGCAGTTTACTCATCAGAGTATCTCCTGTTTGTGGTCGGAGACAAG ATGATTCGGGTCCCACAGAGAGGACCGGGATGTCAACACTTTCTGACTTGTGCCATGTGTCTGAGAGCCCCGAAGTTTATGAGCTGTGGCTGGTGCTCGGGCGTGTGTTCATGGGAGAGCGAGTGCTCGAGTCATTGGCGGAATGAGTCCTGCCCGCCGCGGATCACCGGG TTCTTCCCGCGGACTGCTCCCCCTGACGGTCAAACAGAGTTAACAGTGTGCGGATGGGAGTTCCAGTCACCCCTAAGACCCGCTATTACCTCCAGAAGCCACCAGGTTAGACTGGGACAGACATCATGCATTGTGCTTCCTGTCAAGAGTAACAACACACA ccTGGTGTGTAAGATTCGCTCCGGGGCTACCGATCTGTCAAAACCAGTCAACATTACAGTGGAAGTGCACGAGGGCGAGGGAGGCATGAAGGTGGAGGGACGATATGCCATTGACGGCAAGGCACAAATGCCCGGTTTTACATTTCTG ATACCTAACATCACAAAGATCCAGCCCAACTATGGGCCTCTCATCGGGGGAACATTGATTACAGTGACTGGAGCTCACTTGGATGCCGGAAGGACAAGGAGAGTCACGCTTGATGGTGTGCCCTGTCCTATAAAAAg AGTCACAAAGCCCAAAGGCAATATGTCTTCCATCGTCTGTCTGTCCCAGCCCATCTCAGAAGTGAGGGACGTACCTCTCAGTGTTTTCATCGACAAGTCTCCCGTCATCACAACAAAGGTTTTTTACTACAAAGAAAACCCCAAGATTACAGCCGTCCTGCCTGATTGTAGCTTTGACAG GggatcaaatattttgattgaaGGAGAGAACCTGGATTCTGTTTATCGTACTATCATCCACTTCAGACCTAATGAGAGCCACTTGAAGCCTGTGACAAGG GAATGCATCGGCAAGGCCTTGTCCACAAGGATGCAATGTGTCACTCCGGTATTCCCACGGGACGAGACAGAGGAAGGAGAGCTGTCCTTCGACATGGATGGAGCAATGGGACTTTGGAACAAAGAGTTTTCCTACCACCCGTACGGCGAGCCAATACCCTTTGAAACAGAAGGACACGAGTTGCATTTATACCCTGGCTTTGATGAAGTTTCACTCCAT CATCAGAAACTAAATCTGGTGAGCTCCTGCATGACCATCATCATGACGGTGGCCGGTGTTGATTGTGATGCTAAAGTCCTGGATAATGAAATCACCTGCAGGATTCCCAAAAACTTAACCATCCCAAGTGAAGGACTGCCTGTGAAG ATCTCCATAAACGGACAGGTCCACAATGTGGGTCGAGTAATAAGGGTCAGCAGCCACTACATGGTGGGGATCGTGCTCGGGATCCTCGCAGCTCTGGTAGCCGGGGCAGTGCTGGCCTTTGCTGTCATGAAGCAcctgaggaagaaaaagaaag cTTCCATGGTGGAGAGCCGTTTGGCCCACTGCGCAAGCCGTTCTGGGACAAATTCTGTTGAGTTGTCACCGGTTGGCGACTACaggagag TAGTACCCCTAAATCCTCCGTCTCCCGTCGCCGGGCCTTTGGCCTTCCCCAGCCTGTCCTACGCTGCAGGCAGTATAGACATTACTCTCACGCCTCTCATGGCTGCAGAGAAAATTTCCATTTCCAGTTTTAGACCAGAGTTATTGGAGGAGGTGAAGGATGTTCTTATTCCGGCTGAAATGCTCCTCGTGCAACACCATCGCATCATTGGCAAGG GTCATTTTGGAACAGTCTATCATGGATATTTCACGGATCATAGCAATAGAGAAAAACACTGCGCTGTCAAGTCTTTGAATA GGATAACGGATGTCGAAGAGGTGGAGCAGTTTTTGAAGGAAGGTATCATAATGAAGAGTTTCCATCACATCAACGTGCTGTCTCTGCTGGGCATCCTCCTGCCACAGGAAGGTCTTCCTCTGGTGGTTCTGCCTTACATGAAACACGGAGACCTGCGCCACTTCATACGCTGCCAGAAGAGG aacCCCACTGTGAAAGATCTCATTGGCTTCGGACTGCAGGTCGCCAAGGGGATGGAGTATTTGGCTCAGAAGAAGTTTGTTCACAGAGATCTCGCAGCACGCAACTGCAT GCTGGATGAATCTTACACAGTCAAGGTGGCAGACTTTGGCATGGCCAGAGATGTTTTTGACAAGGAGTATTACAGTATTCAAGACCACAGAAAGGCCAAACTGCCCGTCAAATGGATGGCCATTGAGAGTCTACGGACACAGAAATTCACTTCCAAGTCCGATGTg TGGTCCTTTGGCGTGCTGATGTGGGAGATGCTGACGAGAGGAGCAAGCCCTTACCCTGAAGTGGACCCTTATGACATCACGCACTACTTATTGAAGGGCAGGCGCCTTCCTCAACCTCAGTACTGCCCTGGCCCTCT GTACAGCATTATGCTTGAGTGCTGGGACCCGGATCCAGAATTGAGGCCTAACTTTGCCACGTTGGTGTCTGCTATCACCAGCATCCTCTCGAGCCTCGAAGGAGAACATTACATCAGTCTGAATGTCACGTATGTCAACCTGGACCAGCCGAGGCCCTACCCAGCACTCACAGAGTCTGCTGACGAATACGACTCCACGGACGCTGATAGTCACTCGGATTCCGTCTCCTCCTGA